One Clupea harengus chromosome 12, Ch_v2.0.2, whole genome shotgun sequence DNA segment encodes these proteins:
- the gpat3 gene encoding glycerol-3-phosphate acyltransferase 3, which produces MEDAWDIACLLIQLWFSVVVGLIMLPAMCGASLGVTEIYIKVLVKILEWATLRIQRGRRDRPTLQTQLSNGIIEKEDGSMEDEIEELRGGGPKSLAGGEFSLGDASYFCRKGIESIVEDEVTHRFTSEELASWNLLTRTNNNFHYISARVTIIWGLGVMIRYCVLAPLRITLASIGIGWLAIGTTLVGLLPRSREKDWLSDRVHLTCYRICARGLSATIRYHNKENRPKKGGICVANHTSPIDIVILANDGCYAMVGQVHGGVMGVMQKSMLRSCPHIWFERSEMKDRNAVANRLRAHVADKTKLPILIFPEGTCINNTSVMMFKKGSFEIGGTIHPVAIKYDPQFGDAFWNSGKYNMVSYLLRMMTSWAIVCNVWYLPPMTRQEGEDAVTFANRVKSAIAHQGGLVDLSWDGGLKRDKVKEAYKEEQQKMYSSMIVG; this is translated from the exons ATGGAGGATGCTTGGGATATTGCATGCCTGCTCATCCAGCTGTGGTTCTCCGTCGTGGTCGGCCTGATCATGTTACCAGCCATGTGTGGAGCCTCACTGGGTGTCACAGAGATTTACATTAAGGTCTTGGTGAAGATTCTCGAG TGGGCCACGCTAAGGATCCAGAGGGGACGGAGGGATCGGCCTACACTCCAAACTCAACTCTCCAATG GAATCATCGAGAAGGAAGATGGTTCCATGGAGGATGAGATTGAGGAGCTGCGCGGCGGTGGGCCCAAGTCTCTGGCTGGTGGGGAGTTTTCCCTGGGCGATGCCTCCTACTTCTGCAGGAAGGGCATCGAGAGCATAGTGGAGGATGAGGTGACGCATCGCTTCACCTCCGAGGAGTTGGCCTCCTGGAACCTCCTGACCCGCACCAACAACAACTTCCACTACATCAGCGCTCGCGTCACCATCATCTGGGGCCTCGGGGTGATGATTCGCTACTGCGTCCTGGCACCTCTCAG AATAACCCTGGCTAGTATTGGGATAGGCTGGTTGGCGATTGGGACTACTCTGGTGGGACTGTTACCTCGCAGCAG GGAGAAGGACTGGCTCAGTGATCGTGTCCATCTGACATGCTACAGAATCTGCGCTAGAGGCCTCTCTGCTACCATCCGCTACCACAACAA AGAAAACCGACCCAAGAAGGGAGGCATCTGTGTGGCCAACCACACCTCACCAATTGACATTGTCATTTTGGCAAATGATGGATGCTATGCCATG GTGGGGCAAGTTCATGGCGGGGTGATGGGGGTCATGCAAAAGTCGATGCTCAGGTCCTGCCCTCATATTTGGTTTGAGAGATCAGAGATGAAAGATCGCAATGCTGTGGCCAACAG GCTTCGAGCACATGTTGCAGACAAAACCAAGCTTCCCATTCTCATCTTCCCTGAGG GAACATGCATCAACAACACATCCGTCATGATGTTCAAGAAGGGAAGCTTTGAAATCGGAGGGACCATACACCCAGTGGCAATAAAG TATGACCCACAGTTTGGAGATGCCTTCTGGAACAGTGGCAAGTACAACATGGTGAGCTACCTCCTCAGAATGATGACAAGCTGGGCCATAGTGTGCAACGTGTGGTACCTTCCCCCGATGACCAGACAG GAAGGGGAGGATGCAGTTACTTTTGCCAACAGAGTCAAATCTGCAATCGCACATCAGGGAGGCCTAGTTGACCTCTCATG GGATGGAGGCCTGAAGAGAGATAAGGTTAAAGAAGCGTACAAAGAGGAACAGCAGAAGATGTACAGCAGCATGATAGTGGGGTAG